In one window of Gopherus evgoodei ecotype Sinaloan lineage chromosome 9, rGopEvg1_v1.p, whole genome shotgun sequence DNA:
- the ZDHHC19 gene encoding probable palmitoyltransferase ZDHHC19, with amino-acid sequence MIPARAVPRWVLPSLFASFHFSSLLALSSLFFSFPCTKSLLAVGYHLLLSFHFRCSWLAIHVSLAFPLVAGILFIPAVANLLLASFTDPGILHRGNRSMAQAPEGRDRRGCVDVRGQPGSAKAQEPTQPGQRQCQHPTRSSQGLMQGPCSLVLHHQPCFELPAQLLLRLVPGQALSLGVQSHPPRCLPEPGAEGRARLVIQALRVKERRFDLHWCQKCQYYCPPRTFHCPWCNVCVEEFDHHCKWLNNCIGCRNFRFFFLFVAFLCSYNVVVLASCITYLALNSHQAYGAEKICAILVTIPAALYLLPLLILVGSQASFITLAKHTYELKPREEGRANPFDLGWARNWYAALCAPQGPKYMVRAAEPKAATRRGRKVSVAQLLPPMSCLNTASPGLSSHRCLQDLPGQGRAAQVGAKGTWWPASPERKMNVAMTGEQNLPDCSPFSPSVAPSEPCFPLVFTLGLHTHAQSPGVKSPPHPSPKSMAKLPLTSVGTRISKHFTKEGSIFIPTVQQGN; translated from the exons ATGATCCCTGCCAGGGCGGTGCCACGCTGGGTCCTGCCCAGCCTCTTCGCTTCCTTTCACTTCAGCTCCCTCCTGGCCCTGAGCAGCCTGTTCTTCTCCTTCCC CTGCACCAAGAGCTTGCTGGCTGTGGGCTACCACCTTCTGCTCTCCTTCCATTTCAGATGCAGCTGGCTGGCCATCCACGTGTCCCTGGCTTTCCCCCTGGTCGCGGGCATCCTTTTCATCCCAGCCGTGGCCAACCTCCTGCTAGCCAGCTTCACAGACCCTGGGATCCTTCACCGAGGTAACAGGAGCATGGCCCAGGCTCCCGAGGGGCGGGACAGA CGAGGCTGCGTTGATGTGAGGGGCCAGCCGGGCAGCGCCAAAGCACAGGAACCCACGCAGCCTGGGCAGCGGCAGTGCCAGCACCCCACTAGGTCCAGCCAAGGGCTCATGCAG GGACCTTGTTCCCTGGTGCTGCACCACCAGCCCTGCTTTgagctccctgcccagctccttcTGAGGCTGGTGCCGGGCCAGGCCCTGTCGCTGGGAGTGCAGTCTCACCCCCCGCGGTGTCTCCCTGAGCCAGGGGCCGAGGGCCGGGCCAGGTTAGTGATCCAGGCACTTCGTGTCAAGGAGAGACGCTTCGAtctgcactggtgccagaagtgcCAGTACTACTGCCCGCCACGGACCTTCCACTGCCCCTGGTGCAACGTCTGCGTGGAG GAGTTCGACCACCACTGTAAGTGGCTGAACAACTGCATTGGCTGCCGCAACTTCCGCTTCTTCTTCCTGTTCGTGGCCTTCCTGTGCAGCTACAACGTGGTGGTTCTGGCTTCCTGCATCACCTACCTGGCGCTCAACTCCCACCAGGCCTATGGTGCCGAGAAGATCTGTGC CATCCTGGTGACCATCCCGGCTGCTCTCTACTTGCTGCCTCTCCTGATCCTGGTGGGATCCCAGGCCAGTTTCATCACTCTGGCTAAACACACCTATGAGCTCAAG CCTCGCGAGGAGGGCAGAGCGAATCCCTTCGACCTGGGATGGGCCAGGAACTGGTACGCGGCCCTGTGTGCCCCACAGGGACCAAA GTACATGGTGAGAGCCGCCGAACCAAAGGCAGCGACCCGCAGGGGCAGGAAGGTCTCCGTGGCCCAGCTTCTTCCTCCGATGTCATGCCTGAACACGGCATCTCCGGGACTCTCATCCCACCGCTGCCTCCAGGACCTGCCTGGCCAGGGGAGGGCAGCCCAG GTTGGTGCCAAGGGGACCTGGTGGCCAGCAAGCCCAGAGAGGAAGATGAACGTTGCTATGACAGGTGAGCAGAACCTCCCAGATTGCTCCCCGTTCTCACCCAGCGTGGCACCCTCAGAGCCCTGCTTTCCTCTGGTCTTCACTCTGGGgcttcacacacatgcacaaagtcCAGGCGTAAAATCTCCTCCACACCCCTCcccaaaatcaatggcaaaactcccattgacttcagtggggaccagaatctccaagcactttacaaaggaaggcaGTATCTTCATCCCCACGGTacagcagggaaactga